From one Eucalyptus grandis isolate ANBG69807.140 chromosome 9, ASM1654582v1, whole genome shotgun sequence genomic stretch:
- the LOC104419034 gene encoding pentatricopeptide repeat-containing protein At2g17210 has protein sequence MNDEPIERKELYNLFLLRHLKKYGLGSFAMRSHLSPSFPRITSTISRFKELSCNGSWHEVLVHFNEAKRAGVEITEPSVINSVVKASSKLSNEQHGKPIHAWLLKQGLDAFSSVSNSIMDSYMKCRDSESALGVFRSMESRDSVSWNVLIHGFLHRGDLGRGLSWFQRARVDGFEPSVSTLVLAIQGCRSIWLLNELFELHGYMIKIGFWGSVSVQNSLLGAYADIDMERAEDMFDEMLERDVISWSVMIAGYLHNEEADLGLRMFVKMVSEAKIDPDEVTLVSVLKACANIQSLIVGKMAHAFVLGKGLDADSFIENSLIDVYCKCRDVDSAVSVFRDMTGRNLVSWNSIVSGYVLNEKYLEALSMFHSMGKEGIEADEVTLVNVLQTCKHYVDLSWCKSVHCLALRKGYESNDFLYNSLTDAYIKCGRIEIAWDLFNGMEEKDTVSWSTMISGLTYNGEPDEAIVAFNKMIHAQGRPNAVTIINLLEACSVSAELKRSKSAHGIAIRTCLAIEVAVGTAIVDMYSKCGAIESSRKVFDRMSGKNVLSWSAMVAGYGMNGLAHEALTMLAEMKLHNIKPNEVTALSVLSACSHGGLVEEGISFFQSMVDEYDLHRGLEHYSCVVDMLSRAGKFDKAIDLMREMPEGLEAKASAWGALLSASKSFGNKDMGKDVVPRILELEPSNSGNYMLASSMYAAGGLWSDAARMRRLAKERGISVVAGYSAVNVNDRSCRFIAGDESHPQGREIQSTVKQLHRCMRIGRSGDLMVEC, from the coding sequence ATGAACGATGAACCGATCGAAAGGAAGGAACTTTACAATCTGTTTCTACTCCGGCATTTGAAAAAATATGGTCTTGGATCCTTTGCAATGCGATCGCATTTGAGCCCGTCGTTCCCGAGGATCACCAGCACAATCTCGCGGTTCAAAGAACTGTCCTGCAACGGGAGTTGGCATGAAGTGTTGGTCCACTTCAACGAGGCGAAGCGAGCGGGAGTTGAGATCACCGAGCCTTCTGTGATTAATTCCGTCGTCAAAGCGTCTTCAAAGCTATCGAACGAACAACATGGGAAGCCCATCCACGCTTGGTTGCTCAAGCAGGGTCTCGACGCGTTCTCCTCCGTCAGCAACTCCATCATGGACTCCTACATGAAGTGCAGGGACTCGGAATCTGCCTTGGGCGTCTTCCGGTCCATGGAAAGCAGGGACTCCGTGTCGTGGAACGTGCTCATTCATGGGTTTCTTCATCGCGGAGATTTGGGACGAGGGTTGTCGTGGTTTCAGCGAGCCAGGGTCGATGGATTCGAACCCAGTGTCTCCACTTTGGTGCTGGCTATCCAGGGGTGTCGCAGCATCTGGTTGCTGAACGAGTTATTTGAGCTACATGGTTATATGATAAAGATTGGGTTCTGGGGATCTGTCTCGGTGCAGAACTCTTTGTTAGGCGCGTATGCAGACATCGATATGGAGCGTGCAGAGGacatgtttgatgaaatgcttgagAGGGATGTCATATCATGGAGTGTGATGATAGCTGGGTATCTTCATAATGAGGAAGCTGATCTTGGGTTGCGGATGTTTGTGAAGATGGTTTCGGAGGCCAAGATTGACCCTGATGAGGTGACTCTAGTGAGTGTCCTGAAAGCTTGCGCTAATATCCAGTCTTTGATTGTGGGAAAGATGGCCCATGCCTTTGTGCTCGGGAAGGGTTTGGATGCTGATTCGTTCATTGAGAATTCTTTGATCGATGTGTATTGCAAGTGCAGAGATGTCGATTCTGCAGTTAGCGTTTTCAGAGATATGACGGGGAGGAACCTTGTCTCGTGGAACTCGATAGTCTCTGGATATGTTCTTAATGAGAAGTACTTGGAAGCCCTGTCGATGTTTCATTCAATGGGAAAGGAAGGGATTGAGGCAGATGAAGTGACTCTTGTGAATGTCCTTCAGACATGCAAGCATTACGTGGACCTTTCCTGGTGCAAGTCAGTACACTGTCTAGCTTTGAGGAAGGGATATGAATCGAATGATTTTCTTTATAACTCTCTGACTGATGCATATATAAAATGTGGTAGAATAGAGATTGCCTGGGACCTTTTCAATGGCATGGAGGAAAAAGACACAGTTTCATGGAGCACAATGATTTCTGGGCTTACCTACAATGGGGAGCCTGACGAGGCCATCGTAGCGTTCAACAAGATGATACATGCTCAAGGGAGGCCGAATGCCGTTACCATCATCAATTTGCTTGAGGCTTGCTCAGTTTCGGCCGAACTGAAAAGGTCAAAATCCGCCCATGGAATAGCAATCCGGACATGTCTGGCAATAGAAGTAGCTGTTGGAACTGCCATTGTCGATATGTACTCAAAATGCGGCGCAATAGAATCGTCAAGAAAAGTTTTCGACCGAATGTCCGGCAAAAATGTCCTCTCATGGAGTGCCATGGTAGCTGGGTACGGCATGAATGGCCTTGCGCATGAAGCCCTAACTATGCTTGCCGAGATGAAGCTGCACAACATTAAGCCCAATGAAGTGACTGCCCTCTCCGTTCTATCGGCTTGTAGTCACGGGGGCTTGGTCGAGGAGGGGATTTCCTTCTTCCAATCAATGGTCGACGAGTATGATCTCCACCGAGGGTTAGAACATTATTCATGCGTGGTAGACATGTTAAGCAGAGCAGGAAAGTTCGATAAAGCCATAGACTTGATGAGAGAGATGCCCGAAGGATTGGAGGCTAAGGCCAGTGCTTGGGGGGCGCTGTTGAGTGCTTCTAAAAGCTTTGGAAACAAAGACATGGGCAAGGATGTCGTTCCTCGGATTCTTGAGTTGGAACCGTCGAATTCAGGAAACTACATGCTTGCGTCGAGCATGTATGCTGCAGGTGGTTTGTGGAGCGATGCTGCAAGGATGAGGAGGCTGGCAAAAGAGAGAGGGATCAGCGTGGTGGCTGGGTACAGCGCTGTTAATGTTAACGACAGATCATGTAGGTTCATTGCCGGGGACGAGTCACATCCACAAGGCCGTGAGATACAATCCACGGTGAAGCAGTTGCATCGCTGCATGAGGATCGGCAGGAGCGGCGATTTGATGGTCGAATGCTAA
- the LOC104419036 gene encoding probable serine/threonine-protein kinase PIX13 — protein MGNCWGSSAENPSSSADTRLSTTGTSSQSTSTMTMTTTSAGSSISPISRFSASSGDETSPHGQILPHPNLRIFTFAELKVATKNFKSDSLLGEGGFGKVFKGWLEEKPSAKNGSGLVIAVKRLKSESAQGFREWQAEIDFLGRLSHPNLVKLIGYCLEETELLLVYEFMQKGSLENHLFGRGAVVQPLQWSLRLKIAVGAARGLAFLHTSEKQVIYRDFKASNILLDGFYNAKISDFGLAKIGPSPSQSHVSTRVMGTQGYAAPEYIATGHLYVKSDVFGFGVVLVEILTGLRAVDTGRTGKENLVEWVKPYLSDRRKLKTIMDAGLQGKYPSKVVYEIAQLALTCLAGEPKARPSMEEVVKNLETLEAAPERAAKSRNRSGSHLAVHRHVQHQHQHQHQHQLPLPLPPPSPMQPRTPLHPRHNGFSAYQQSPQLRQ, from the exons ATGGGGAATTGCTGGGGTTCTTCTGCTGAAAATCCAAGCTCAAGTGCTGACACCCGCCTCAGTACCACAG GCACATCATCACAGTCAACAAGCACCATGACAATGACGACAACTTCGGCTGGCAGCAGCATATCCCCGATCAGCCGGTTCTCTGCTTCAAGCGGGGACGAGACTTCACCTCACGGCCAGATCTTACCACACCCGAATTTAAGGATCTTCACGTTTGCAGAGCTGAAAGTTGCGACTAAAAACTTTAAGTCCGACTCGCTTCTTGGAGAGGGCGGCTTTGGAAAAGTTTTCAAGGGCTGGCTTGAAGAAAAGCCTTCAGCGAAGAACGGCAGTGGGTTGGTAATCGCCGTCAAGAGACTGAAATCTGAGAGCGCGCAGGGTTTCCGGGAGTGGCAG GCCGAGATAGATTTCCTAGGACGGCTTTCTCATCCAAACCTTGTGAAGCTTATTGGGTATTGCCTGGAGGAGACAGAACTTCTCCTGGTGTATGAATTCATGCAGAAGGGAAGCCTGGAGAACCACTTATTCGGAA GAGGCGCGGTGGTTCAGCCGCTTCAGTGGAGCTTGAGGCTTAAAATCGCAGTAGGAGCAGCCCGTGGCCTGGCGTTCCTGCATACTTCCGAAAAGCAAGTCATTTATCGAGACTTCAAGGCATCGAACATCCTGCTGGACGGA TTTTACAATGCCAAGATCTCAGATTTTGGCCTGGCCAAGATTGGTCCTTCACCGAGCCAGTCTCATGTCTCAACCCGGGTCATGGGAACGCAAGGTTATGCAGCTCCGGAGTACATCGCGACTG GACACCTTTATGTTAAGAGCGACGTGTTTGGGTTCGGTGTAGTCCTGGTCGAGATATTGACAGGCCTCCGGGCGGTCGACACCGGCCGCACCGGGAAGGAGAATCTGGTCGAGTGGGTGAAACCGTACTTGTCCGACAGGCGAAAGCTGAAGACCATCATGGATGCGGGGCTTCAGGGGAAGTATCCCTCGAAAGTCGTGTACGAGATCGCCCAGCTCGCGCTGACCTGCCTGGCGGGGGAGCCCAAGGCCAGGCCATCGATGGAAGAGGTCGTGAAGAATTTGGAGACGCTCGAGGCGGCCCCCGAGAGGGCGGCCAAGTCGAGGAACCGCTCCGGCTCGCATCTTGCGGTGCACAGGCACgtccagcaccagcaccagcaccagcaccaacACCAGCTGCCACTGCCGCTGCCACCGCCATCGCCGATGCAGCCCCGGACTCCGCTTCACCCGAGGCATAACGGCTTCTCGGCTTACCAACAGTCACCTCAACTTAGGCAGTAG
- the LOC104419035 gene encoding probable galacturonosyltransferase 3 — MGSVVSGCFVLMLLCLACNVDGRDLEQGIFHAKEGSFADEEDIKIIATYSHSSGEVRMGIVRMKDLSNSWVWENPVDGNHGRMNGPLVEKTMSNHSEMRFDGGSGSQYQPVPPSSPVKLKRRMMRQERRVLRTAELIQRGKEKDDQMVDAAIERSKNLDTTMKGKYSIWRRDYENPNSDSTLKLMRDQIIMAKAYATIAKSKNNTSLYSALMKHSRESHQVIGEASSDAELHSSALDQAKAMGHILSLAKDQLYDCLTVARKLRGMLQSTEENVNALKKKSAFLIQLAAKTVPPPLHCLHLQLTANYYFLHYASKGDLDKEKIEDPSLYHYAIFSDNVLATSVVVNSTMQHAQEPEKHVFHIVTDKLNFAAMKMWFLVNPPAKATVQVENIDDFKWLNSSYCSVLRQLESARIKEFYFKANHPSSLSAGTENLKYRNPKYLSMLNHLRFYLPEVYPKLNKILFLDDDIVVQKDLTPLWSVDLHGMVNGAVETCKESFHRFDKYLNFSNPLISENFDPGACGWAYGMNMFDLKEWKKRNITGIYHRWQDMNEDRTLWKLGTLPPGLITFYNLTYPLDRRWHVLGLGYDPALNLTEIDNAAVIHYNGNYKPWLDLAVSKYKPYWSKHVMFDNPYLRRCNISE, encoded by the exons ATGGGTTCTGTGGTGTCGGGCTGCTTCGTTCTCATGCTCTTGTGCTTGGCCTGCAATGTCGACGGCAGGGACTTG GAGCAGGGAATCTTTCATGCTAAAGAAGGTAGTTTTGCAGATGAAGAG GATATTAAGATCATTGCCACATACAGCCATTCCTCCGGAGAAGTTCGGATGGGTATTGTAAGAATGAAGGACCTCTCTAATTCATGGGTGTGGGAAAATCCAGTTGATGGCAACCATGGACGCATGAATGGTCCcctg GTAGAGAAGACAATGAGCAATCATTCGGAGATGAGATTTGATGGTGGAAGTGGATCTCAATATCAGCCTGTGCCCCCATCAAGCCCTGTGAAGCTCAAGCGTCGG ATGATGCGGCAGGAAAGGAGGGTTCTCCGAACTGCAGAGCTTATCCAACGAGGTAAAGAGAAGGATGATCAGATGGTTGATGCAGCAATAGAAAGGTCCAAAAATCTTGATACCACCATGAAGGGAAAGTACAGCATATGGAGAAGAGATTATGAGAATCCTAATTCTGATTCTACATTGAAACTTATGCGTGACCAGATCATAATGGCCAAAGCATATGCTACCATTGctaaatcaaaaaataatactAGCCTTTATAGTGCTCTCATGAAGCACTCTAGAGAAAGTCATCAAGTCATTGGAGAAGCAAGTTCGGATGCTGAGCTTCATTCCAG TGCACTTGATCAGGCAAAAGCAATGGGCCACATCCTCTCTTTAGCGAAGGACCAATTATATGATTGCCTTACAGTTGCAAGGAAACTAAGAGGGATGCTTCAGTCAACTGAAGAAAACGTGAATGCTCTTAAGAAAAAGAGTGCATTTCTCATTCAGCTAGCCGCTAAAACAGTTCCTCCTCCATTGCATTGCCTTCATCTGCAGCTTACTGCTAACTATTATTTTCTGCATTATGCTAGCAAAGGAGACCTGGACAAAGAGAAGATTGAAGATCCTTCACTGTATCACTATGCGATCTTTTCCGATAATGTGCTAGCAACTTCTGTGGTTGTGAATTCCACAATGCAGCATGCGCAGGAGCCTGAGAAGCACGTGTTCCATATTGTGACAGATAAGCTAAATTTTGCAGCAATGAAAATGTGGTTTCTTGTCAATCCTCCTGCCAAAGCAACTGTTCAGGTTGAAAATATTGATGATTTTAAATGGCTCAATTCTTCATATTGTTCTGTTCTACGTCAACTTGAGTCTGCCAGGATaaaagaattttatttcaaGGCAAATCACCCTTCCTCCCTATCTGCTGGGACTGAAAATCTCAAGTACAGAAATCCAAAGTATTTGTCCATGCTGAATCATCTTCGATTTTACCTTCCTGAAGTTTACCCAAAGTTGAACAAGATACTATTCTTGGATGATGACATAGTGGTTCAGAAGGACTTGACGCCTCTTTGGTCTGTTGATCTGCATGGGATGGTAAATGGTGCCGTTGAGACTTGCAAGGAGAGTTTCCATAGGTTCGATAAGTATCTCAACTTCTCTAATCCACTCATCTCTGAGAACTTTGATCCTGGTGCTTGTGGTTGGGCATATGGTATGAATATGTTTGACCTCAAGGAGTGGAAGAAGCGAAACATCACGGGAATATATCACCGCTGGCAGGATATG AACGAGGATAGGACATTGTGGAAACTCGGCACGTTACCCCCCGGATTGATCACCTTCTACAACCTTACTTACCCACTCGATCGGAGGTGGCACGTGCTGGGACTTGGCTATGATCCGGCACTCAACCTGACAGAAATAGATAATGCAGCCGTCATTCATTACAATGGAAACTATAAGCCATGGTTGGATTTGGCGGTCTCCAAGTACAAACCTTATTGGTCGAAACACGTTATGTTTGACAACCCATATCTTCGTCGGTGTAACATAAGcgaataa